Proteins encoded within one genomic window of Amycolatopsis nigrescens CSC17Ta-90:
- a CDS encoding SSI family serine proteinase inhibitor, with protein sequence MAFLPFEPITACALTLACLGAPAQPADTSLSFSMNRDNGATSSVSLSCEPSGGSHPTSDAACETLKKVNGDFSRLPVAERACVLIYAPVNVEVTGSWRGKPVSFQREYPNTCVASAESTDVFTF encoded by the coding sequence ATGGCATTCCTTCCCTTCGAACCCATCACCGCCTGCGCGCTCACCTTGGCGTGCCTCGGCGCCCCGGCCCAACCGGCCGACACCTCGCTTTCCTTCAGCATGAACCGCGACAACGGCGCCACCAGCTCGGTATCGCTGTCCTGCGAGCCCTCCGGCGGCAGCCACCCGACCAGCGACGCCGCCTGCGAAACGCTGAAGAAGGTGAACGGTGACTTCTCGCGGCTGCCGGTCGCCGAGCGTGCCTGCGTGCTGATCTACGCCCCGGTCAACGTCGAGGTCACTGGCAGCTGGCGCGGCAAGCCGGTCTCCTTCCAGCGCGAGTACCCGAACACCTGCGTCGCCTCCGCGGAGTCCACCGACGTCTTCACCTTCTGA
- a CDS encoding LysR family transcriptional regulator — MQLELRHLRTVCAIADAGSVSKAAAVLGLAQPALTAQLQRIEAALGGTLFDRDRRGARPTPLGELVLNRARVLLPAVQELQYDAIRLADNGSELQRFRIAAVSVPFLAGLVRRLEDAYPGALVTTTVSWSAAELAELVSARRGDFTIAGVCGDAPPPAVPGLAWTPIATGPVFVLLSAEHPCARLPEVRLEQLSDMRWAVTPGDGCFADCFAAACARAGFTPAGMYEVDTASCLDLAQSGDAAALCQATMREAPGLVAVPIAGAPLSWRHLLGWLPRTAAAEFAEQVADLAGEAYAAVIARNSRYPEWLATHPHFGAHRPHAPLPV, encoded by the coding sequence ATGCAGTTGGAGCTGCGGCACCTGCGAACCGTGTGCGCCATCGCTGACGCGGGCAGCGTCTCCAAGGCCGCCGCGGTGCTCGGCCTCGCCCAGCCGGCACTGACCGCGCAGTTGCAGCGAATCGAGGCGGCGCTCGGCGGCACGCTGTTCGACCGGGATCGCCGCGGGGCGCGGCCAACCCCGCTCGGCGAGCTCGTGCTCAACCGCGCCAGGGTGCTGCTGCCCGCGGTGCAGGAGCTGCAGTACGACGCGATCCGGCTGGCCGACAACGGTTCGGAGCTGCAGCGGTTCCGGATCGCCGCGGTCAGCGTGCCGTTCCTGGCCGGGCTGGTGCGCCGGCTGGAAGACGCCTACCCCGGTGCGCTGGTGACCACCACGGTCTCCTGGTCCGCGGCGGAGCTGGCGGAACTGGTTTCCGCGCGGCGCGGCGACTTCACCATCGCGGGCGTGTGCGGGGACGCCCCGCCGCCCGCGGTGCCGGGGCTGGCATGGACCCCGATCGCGACCGGGCCGGTGTTCGTGCTGCTGTCCGCGGAACATCCCTGCGCGCGGCTGCCGGAGGTCCGGCTCGAGCAGCTTTCGGACATGCGGTGGGCGGTGACTCCGGGCGACGGCTGTTTCGCGGACTGCTTCGCGGCGGCGTGCGCCCGCGCCGGCTTCACCCCGGCCGGCATGTACGAGGTGGACACGGCGAGCTGCCTCGATCTCGCGCAGAGCGGGGACGCGGCCGCGTTGTGCCAGGCGACCATGCGGGAGGCGCCCGGCCTGGTCGCGGTGCCGATCGCGGGTGCCCCGCTGAGCTGGCGGCACCTGCTCGGCTGGCTGCCGCGGACAGCCGCCGCCGAGTTCGCCGAGCAGGTGGCCGACCTCGCTGGTGAGGCATACGCCGCGGTCATCGCCCGCAACTCCCGTTACCCCGAGTGGCTGGCCACCCATCCCCACTTCGGCGCGCACCGCCCGCACGCGCCGCTGCCCGTCTGA
- a CDS encoding NCS1 family nucleobase:cation symporter-1: MEPSVGSNLAQGKAGPGQLSHADGRVELSDLSAISGSRFYNHELAPVPVGQRTWGTYNYFALWMGMAHNIPSYALAASLIALGMNWLQALITITIGNIVVLAPMLLNSHAGTKYGIPFPVFARAFYGIRGANLAALLRAFIACGWFGIQTWVGGEAIYILLGKLIGPTWRDSAVVAGQHWTLWLSFAVFWLLQMLIIWRGMEAVRKFENWTAPLVSVGFLILLGYVLVKAGGLGPILAEPGTLGWGPDFWKVFAPSLMAMIAFWSTLSLNMPDFTRFGGSQRKQARGQILGLPTTMTFIAIVAILTTSGGSVLYGEQIWDPAKLADRFSSPVLVVVALIALVLATVSANLAANVVSPSYDFSNAFPKKITFAIGGLITGVIGVLIQPWRLYSDPSIYIFAWLGFYGGVLGAVAGVLIAGYWVLRRTRLDLAGLYTEGGSYWFKAGWNWRAVLATLLGAVAAVGGAYGGPFPEDGLIPFLKVLYDYNWVVGLVVAFGAYLALSASSRPAAKKEDASERHGTSRPGAAAVDG, translated from the coding sequence ATGGAACCGAGCGTCGGCAGCAACCTCGCGCAGGGTAAGGCGGGACCTGGCCAGCTCTCGCACGCCGACGGCCGGGTCGAACTCAGCGATCTCTCCGCCATCAGCGGCAGCCGTTTCTACAACCACGAGCTGGCCCCGGTCCCGGTCGGCCAACGGACCTGGGGCACCTACAACTACTTCGCGCTGTGGATGGGAATGGCGCACAACATTCCCAGCTACGCGCTGGCCGCGTCCCTGATCGCGCTGGGCATGAACTGGCTGCAGGCGCTGATCACCATCACCATCGGCAATATCGTGGTGCTCGCGCCGATGCTGCTGAACAGCCACGCCGGCACCAAGTACGGCATCCCGTTCCCGGTGTTCGCCCGCGCCTTCTACGGGATCCGCGGGGCGAACCTGGCGGCGCTGCTGCGCGCCTTCATCGCCTGCGGCTGGTTCGGCATCCAGACCTGGGTCGGCGGCGAGGCGATCTACATCCTGCTCGGCAAGCTCATCGGCCCGACCTGGCGCGACTCCGCAGTGGTGGCAGGCCAGCACTGGACGCTCTGGCTGTCCTTCGCGGTGTTCTGGCTGCTGCAGATGCTGATCATCTGGCGAGGCATGGAGGCGGTCCGCAAGTTCGAGAACTGGACCGCGCCGCTGGTGTCGGTGGGCTTCCTGATCCTGCTCGGTTACGTGCTGGTGAAGGCGGGCGGCCTTGGCCCGATCCTGGCCGAGCCTGGCACGCTCGGCTGGGGCCCGGACTTCTGGAAGGTCTTCGCGCCTTCGCTGATGGCGATGATCGCGTTCTGGTCCACCCTGTCGCTGAACATGCCGGACTTCACCCGCTTCGGCGGCAGCCAGCGCAAGCAGGCCCGCGGGCAGATACTCGGCCTGCCGACCACGATGACCTTCATCGCGATCGTGGCCATCCTGACCACCTCCGGCGGCAGCGTGCTCTACGGCGAGCAGATCTGGGACCCGGCCAAGCTCGCCGACCGGTTCTCCAGCCCGGTGCTGGTGGTGGTCGCGCTGATCGCGCTGGTGCTGGCCACCGTCTCGGCGAACCTGGCGGCCAACGTGGTCAGCCCGTCCTACGACTTCTCCAACGCCTTCCCGAAGAAGATCACTTTCGCCATCGGCGGCCTGATCACCGGCGTGATCGGCGTGCTGATCCAGCCGTGGCGGCTGTACTCGGACCCGAGCATCTACATCTTCGCCTGGCTGGGCTTCTACGGCGGGGTGCTGGGCGCGGTGGCCGGGGTGCTGATCGCGGGCTACTGGGTTCTCCGCCGTACCAGGCTGGACCTGGCCGGCCTCTACACCGAGGGCGGGAGCTACTGGTTCAAAGCGGGCTGGAACTGGCGTGCGGTGCTGGCCACTCTGCTCGGCGCGGTGGCCGCGGTCGGCGGTGCCTACGGCGGCCCGTTCCCCGAGGACGGCCTCATCCCGTTCCTGAAGGTCTTGTACGACTACAACTGGGTGGTCGGGCTCGTCGTCGCGTTCGGCGCCTACCTGGCGCTTTCGGCGAGTTCCCGGCCCGCGGCGAAGAAGGAGGATGCAAGTGAGCGACACGGTACGAGCCGGCCTGGTGCAGCAGCGGTGGACGGGTGA
- a CDS encoding nitrilase-related carbon-nitrogen hydrolase encodes MSDTVRAGLVQQRWTGDKESMIAGAVDAISRAASQGAQVVCLQELFYGPYFCQVQDTDYYSYTEGIPDGETTRLMQEVAERHGVVLVVPMYEVEQPGVYYNTAAVIDADGRYLGKHRKNHIPQVKGFWEKFYFRPGNLGYPVFDTAVGRIGVYICYERHFPEGWRALGLAGAKIVFNPSATSRGLSEYLWRLEQPAAAVANEYYVGTINRVGVEPLGDNDFYGQSYFADPRGQLVGEAASDTEEEIVVRDLDMAKLAEVRDLWAFYRDRRPDSYGPLAEA; translated from the coding sequence GTGAGCGACACGGTACGAGCCGGCCTGGTGCAGCAGCGGTGGACGGGTGACAAGGAGTCGATGATCGCCGGCGCGGTGGACGCGATCTCACGCGCCGCCTCGCAGGGCGCCCAGGTGGTCTGCCTGCAGGAGCTGTTCTACGGCCCGTACTTCTGCCAGGTGCAGGACACCGACTACTACTCCTACACCGAGGGCATCCCGGACGGGGAGACCACCAGGCTGATGCAGGAGGTGGCCGAGCGGCACGGGGTGGTGCTGGTGGTGCCGATGTACGAGGTGGAGCAGCCGGGCGTCTACTACAACACCGCGGCCGTGATCGACGCCGACGGCCGCTATCTCGGCAAGCACCGCAAGAACCACATCCCGCAGGTGAAGGGCTTCTGGGAGAAGTTCTACTTCCGGCCTGGCAACCTCGGCTACCCGGTGTTCGACACCGCGGTGGGCCGGATCGGCGTGTACATCTGCTACGAGCGGCACTTTCCGGAGGGCTGGCGCGCGCTCGGCCTGGCCGGCGCGAAGATCGTGTTCAACCCTTCGGCCACCAGCCGCGGGCTTTCCGAGTACCTGTGGCGGCTGGAACAGCCCGCAGCCGCGGTCGCCAACGAGTACTACGTCGGCACGATCAACCGGGTCGGCGTGGAACCGCTGGGCGACAACGACTTCTACGGCCAGTCCTATTTCGCCGACCCGCGCGGCCAACTGGTCGGCGAGGCGGCTTCGGACACCGAGGAGGAGATCGTGGTCCGCGACCTGGACATGGCGAAGCTGGCCGAGGTGCGCGACCTGTGGGCCTTCTACCGTGACCGCCGCCCGGACAGCTACGGACCACTCGCGGAGGCATGA
- the hydA gene encoding dihydropyrimidinase, with the protein MRTLIKNGTVLSATGASVADVLVEHEKIAAVASPGVFADESADEVLDATGRYVLPGGIDAHTHMEMPFGGTFSHDTFATGTTAAAWGGTTTIIDFAVQAKGTSLLSTLDKWHEKADGNCAIDYGFHMIVSDVNDTSLKEMESCISGGVTSFKMFMAYPGVFYSTDGEILRAMQKARETGSTVMMHAENGIAIDELAAQAVAQGRTEPVEHGLTRPPELEGEATHRAITLAKVTGAPLYIVHLSAAQALAEVARARGDGQNVFAETCPQYLYLSIEDMAKPGFDGSKYVASPPLRERSHQADLWRGLRTNDLSVVSTDHCPFCFKDQKELGRSDFRAIPNGMPGVEHRMDLLHQGVVAGEISLARWVETCSTTPARMFGLYPRKGVIAPGSDADIVIYDPAARQTLSAETHHMNVDYSAYEGFELTGKVETVLSRGRVVVSPSGFTGSTGAGRFLTRDLNQYLN; encoded by the coding sequence ATGCGGACCTTGATCAAGAACGGCACGGTGCTGTCCGCCACCGGGGCGAGCGTGGCGGATGTGCTCGTCGAGCACGAGAAGATCGCCGCGGTGGCGTCGCCGGGGGTGTTCGCCGACGAGAGCGCGGACGAGGTGCTCGACGCCACCGGGCGGTACGTGCTGCCCGGCGGCATCGACGCGCACACGCACATGGAGATGCCCTTCGGCGGCACCTTCTCGCACGACACCTTCGCCACCGGCACCACGGCCGCGGCCTGGGGCGGCACCACCACGATCATCGACTTCGCGGTGCAGGCGAAGGGCACCTCCCTTCTGTCCACTTTGGACAAGTGGCACGAGAAGGCGGACGGCAACTGCGCGATCGACTACGGGTTCCACATGATCGTGTCGGACGTCAACGACACCTCGCTGAAGGAGATGGAGTCCTGCATCAGCGGCGGGGTGACCAGCTTCAAGATGTTCATGGCCTACCCCGGCGTCTTCTACTCGACCGACGGCGAAATCCTGCGGGCCATGCAGAAGGCCCGCGAGACCGGTTCGACGGTGATGATGCACGCGGAGAACGGCATCGCGATCGACGAACTGGCCGCGCAGGCCGTCGCGCAGGGCCGCACCGAGCCGGTGGAGCACGGGCTGACCAGGCCGCCGGAACTGGAGGGCGAGGCCACCCACCGGGCGATCACGCTGGCGAAGGTGACCGGCGCGCCGCTCTACATCGTGCACCTGTCCGCCGCGCAGGCACTGGCCGAGGTGGCGCGGGCGCGCGGCGACGGGCAGAACGTGTTCGCCGAGACCTGCCCGCAGTACCTCTATCTGTCCATTGAGGACATGGCGAAGCCGGGGTTCGACGGCTCGAAGTACGTGGCCTCTCCCCCGCTGCGGGAACGCTCGCACCAGGCCGACCTGTGGCGCGGGCTGCGCACCAACGACCTGTCCGTGGTGTCCACCGACCACTGCCCGTTCTGCTTCAAGGACCAGAAGGAGCTCGGCCGGTCCGACTTCCGAGCCATCCCGAACGGGATGCCTGGCGTGGAGCACCGGATGGACCTGCTGCACCAGGGCGTGGTCGCCGGGGAGATCTCGCTGGCCCGCTGGGTGGAGACCTGCTCCACCACCCCGGCCAGGATGTTCGGCCTGTACCCGCGCAAGGGCGTCATCGCGCCGGGCTCGGACGCGGACATCGTGATCTACGACCCGGCCGCCCGCCAGACTCTGTCCGCCGAGACGCACCACATGAACGTGGACTACTCGGCCTACGAAGGGTTCGAGCTCACCGGAAAGGTGGAGACGGTGCTCTCCCGCGGCAGGGTGGTGGTGTCGCCGTCCGGCTTCACCGGCAGCACCGGCGCCGGCCGGTTCCTCACCCGCGACCTCAACCAGTACCTGAACTGA
- a CDS encoding TIGR03842 family LLM class F420-dependent oxidoreductase: MDFGLVLQADPPAREVVRLMKAAEDHGFGYGWTFDSCILWQEPFVIYSQILAATSTLMVGPMVTSPGTRDWSVTASSFATLNDMFGNRMVCGIGRGDSADRVIGKPPSTLANLREAMHVIKELAEGREATLGETAVRIPWVRDGRLEMWMAAYGPKALKMVGEHADGFILQTADPAIARWTIGTVREAARAAGRDPGGITICVAAPAYVGEDLAHQREQLRWFGGMVGNHVADLVRRYGDSGSVPRELTDYIAGREGYDYSHHGRAGNPSTGFVPDEIVDRFCLLGPAAAHVQRLQELAELGVHQFALYLMHDQRDQTLTAYGDQIIPKLTA; this comes from the coding sequence ATGGACTTCGGACTGGTGCTGCAGGCCGACCCGCCGGCGCGGGAGGTGGTGCGGCTGATGAAGGCGGCCGAGGACCACGGCTTCGGCTACGGCTGGACCTTCGACTCGTGCATCCTGTGGCAGGAGCCGTTCGTCATCTACTCGCAGATACTGGCGGCCACGTCCACCCTGATGGTCGGGCCGATGGTGACCAGCCCCGGCACCAGGGACTGGTCGGTGACGGCCTCCTCCTTCGCCACGCTGAACGACATGTTCGGCAACCGGATGGTGTGCGGGATCGGCCGCGGGGACTCGGCGGACAGGGTGATCGGCAAGCCGCCGTCCACCCTGGCCAACCTGCGCGAGGCCATGCACGTGATCAAGGAGCTGGCCGAGGGGCGGGAAGCGACCCTCGGCGAGACCGCGGTGCGCATTCCGTGGGTCCGCGACGGCAGGCTCGAGATGTGGATGGCCGCGTACGGGCCGAAAGCGCTGAAGATGGTCGGTGAGCACGCCGACGGGTTCATCCTGCAGACCGCGGACCCTGCCATCGCGCGCTGGACCATCGGCACCGTGCGGGAAGCCGCGCGGGCGGCAGGGCGCGACCCCGGTGGCATCACCATCTGCGTGGCCGCGCCTGCCTACGTCGGCGAGGATCTGGCGCACCAGCGCGAGCAGCTGCGCTGGTTCGGCGGCATGGTCGGCAACCACGTGGCGGACCTGGTGAGGCGGTACGGGGACAGCGGTTCGGTGCCCCGCGAGCTGACCGACTACATCGCCGGGCGGGAGGGGTACGACTACTCGCACCACGGCCGCGCCGGCAACCCGTCCACCGGGTTCGTGCCGGACGAGATCGTGGACCGGTTCTGCCTGCTCGGCCCGGCCGCCGCGCACGTCCAGCGGCTGCAGGAGCTAGCCGAGCTCGGCGTGCACCAGTTCGCGCTCTACCTCATGCACGACCAGCGCGACCAGACCCTCACCGCATACGGCGACCAGATCATCCCCAAACTCACCGCCTAG
- a CDS encoding GNAT family N-acetyltransferase, which translates to MAITLDKPGVDGLNEAVAELREWQHEGVAWQLHPGDVGWFWRFGPEATAAAVRTWSRDGRILAFGLLDGADLLRLTIAPDARRDEELARRLVEDVIEPEREVLPPGKVSVESPKDALIEDLLSEHGWFTDEPWTPLRRDLAEPVQAPDLRIEVIGPERGHVHAALVRASFDRSTFTEERWHAMAAGLPYTDGRCLVAYDDHDEAVAAVTVWSAGPGKPGVLEPMGVHRDHRGHGYGRAITVAAAAALQELGSSSAAMATPSSNVAAVATYKSSGFQALPEIRDRTRDA; encoded by the coding sequence ATGGCGATCACGTTGGACAAACCGGGAGTAGACGGGCTGAACGAGGCCGTCGCCGAGCTCCGGGAGTGGCAGCACGAAGGGGTGGCGTGGCAACTGCATCCCGGTGACGTGGGCTGGTTCTGGCGGTTCGGTCCGGAAGCGACCGCCGCGGCGGTCCGGACCTGGAGCCGGGACGGCCGGATTCTCGCTTTCGGACTGCTGGACGGAGCCGACCTGCTGCGGCTGACGATCGCGCCGGACGCCCGACGGGATGAGGAGCTGGCGCGGCGGCTGGTGGAGGACGTGATCGAACCGGAGCGCGAAGTACTGCCGCCGGGAAAGGTGTCCGTCGAGTCACCGAAGGACGCGCTGATCGAGGACCTGCTGTCCGAACACGGCTGGTTCACCGACGAGCCGTGGACGCCGCTGCGCCGTGACCTCGCCGAGCCGGTGCAGGCCCCGGACCTGCGGATCGAGGTGATCGGGCCGGAGCGGGGACACGTGCACGCCGCCCTGGTTCGCGCATCGTTCGACAGGTCGACGTTCACGGAGGAACGCTGGCACGCGATGGCGGCCGGACTGCCGTACACCGACGGCCGGTGCCTGGTCGCCTACGACGACCATGACGAAGCGGTAGCGGCGGTCACGGTGTGGTCGGCCGGTCCGGGGAAGCCCGGGGTGCTCGAGCCGATGGGGGTGCACCGGGACCATCGCGGTCACGGCTACGGCAGGGCGATCACCGTCGCAGCGGCGGCCGCGCTCCAGGAACTCGGCTCGTCGAGCGCGGCCATGGCCACCCCGAGCTCCAATGTCGCCGCCGTCGCCACCTACAAGTCGAGCGGCTTCCAAGCACTCCCCGAAATCCGGGACCGGACCCGCGACGCCTAG
- a CDS encoding SCO6745 family protein, translated as MTSLQRRLWEAVEPLHAVVYFAPETAAAAKAVGLPSWWMGYFAGRVAPLGPLPEPPVTAMLFGFAPRMVARSLPDAWKYAEPAVVLQSRMAAVEVALNRILPADAPFEELADLLEQAVTGCDYAARPLAAAWSSVARPVTPAGRVWLAATVLREHRGDGHVLSAVAAGLRGLETTLTHIGSGAVTREVIQINRGWTDDDWDESVARLTGSGVLDHDLQLTDSGIALRQRIEDETDRIATGPLEALGADGAAELERIAVPLSRRIFDDGAIPLPNPMGAPRP; from the coding sequence ATGACGTCACTTCAGCGCCGCCTTTGGGAGGCGGTCGAGCCACTGCACGCCGTCGTCTACTTCGCTCCCGAGACGGCGGCCGCGGCCAAGGCGGTGGGCTTGCCGAGCTGGTGGATGGGCTACTTCGCCGGGCGGGTCGCGCCGCTCGGGCCGCTGCCGGAACCGCCGGTGACCGCGATGCTCTTCGGGTTCGCCCCGCGAATGGTCGCGCGATCCCTGCCCGATGCGTGGAAGTACGCCGAACCGGCGGTCGTGCTCCAGAGCCGGATGGCGGCCGTCGAGGTGGCCCTGAACCGGATCCTGCCCGCTGATGCGCCGTTCGAAGAACTCGCCGACCTGCTCGAACAGGCCGTCACCGGCTGCGATTACGCGGCGAGGCCACTCGCCGCCGCTTGGTCTTCGGTCGCCCGTCCGGTCACCCCGGCCGGGCGGGTCTGGTTGGCGGCAACGGTGTTGCGTGAGCATCGCGGGGACGGTCACGTGCTCTCCGCCGTCGCCGCCGGGCTGCGCGGGCTCGAAACCACGCTGACCCACATCGGCAGCGGGGCGGTGACGCGCGAGGTCATCCAGATCAACCGCGGCTGGACCGACGACGACTGGGACGAGAGCGTCGCGCGGTTGACCGGCAGCGGCGTCCTCGATCACGATCTGCAGCTCACCGACTCGGGAATCGCGCTGCGCCAACGGATCGAGGACGAGACCGACCGCATCGCCACCGGTCCGCTCGAAGCACTCGGTGCGGACGGCGCCGCCGAGCTCGAGCGGATCGCCGTCCCGTTGAGCCGCCGGATCTTCGACGACGGCGCGATCCCGCTGCCGAACCCGATGGGGGCGCCGCGGCCCTGA
- a CDS encoding serine hydrolase domain-containing protein: MATELDLADPVELGFDPDRLTRIEPYLARYVDDGLLPGWLAVVARNGRVAYAARGGQRDLEAGLPVEWTTRWRIYSMTKPVTSVAAMMLFEEGGFELTDPIARWLPEFAEPRVYAKGSGLRPYTEAAVEPIRVWHLLTHTAGLTYGFHHAHPVDEMYRAAGFEWDTPPGLDLAACSEAWAGLPLVHQPGAEWNYSVASDVLGRLVEVVSGQTLEEFFTRRILTPLGMCDTGFQVPEEELGELAAMYVARPDTGKAVRSDAFGIVGQRRPDCLSGGGGLVSTAADYHRFTRFLLGEGELDGVRLLSPRTVRLMASNHLPGHADLEAFGRPLFAEMPFDGHGFGLGFSVLEDPVKAKTLSSKGEIAWGGAASTAFWVDPEAGVSALFFTQLLPSSTHPIRQHLRRLVYSSLVA; the protein is encoded by the coding sequence ATGGCGACCGAACTGGACCTGGCCGATCCCGTCGAACTCGGCTTCGACCCGGACCGGCTGACGCGTATCGAGCCGTACCTCGCCCGCTACGTCGACGACGGCCTGCTGCCCGGCTGGCTGGCCGTGGTCGCCCGCAACGGGCGGGTCGCGTATGCCGCCCGCGGCGGGCAGCGCGACCTCGAAGCCGGGCTGCCGGTGGAGTGGACCACGCGCTGGCGGATCTACTCGATGACCAAGCCGGTCACCTCGGTCGCGGCCATGATGCTGTTCGAGGAGGGCGGTTTCGAGCTGACCGACCCGATCGCGCGCTGGCTGCCGGAGTTCGCCGAGCCGCGGGTGTACGCCAAGGGCTCCGGGCTGCGGCCCTACACCGAGGCCGCGGTGGAGCCGATCCGGGTGTGGCACCTGCTCACCCACACCGCCGGGCTGACCTACGGCTTCCACCACGCGCATCCGGTGGACGAGATGTACCGGGCGGCCGGTTTCGAATGGGACACCCCGCCGGGGCTCGACCTCGCCGCCTGCTCCGAGGCGTGGGCCGGGCTGCCGCTGGTGCACCAGCCGGGCGCGGAGTGGAACTACTCGGTGGCCTCCGATGTGCTCGGCCGGCTGGTCGAGGTGGTGTCCGGGCAGACGCTGGAGGAGTTCTTCACCCGGCGGATTCTCACCCCGCTCGGCATGTGCGACACCGGCTTCCAGGTGCCGGAGGAGGAACTGGGCGAGCTCGCCGCGATGTACGTCGCGCGGCCGGACACCGGCAAGGCGGTGCGCAGCGACGCGTTCGGCATCGTGGGGCAGCGACGGCCGGACTGCCTCTCCGGTGGCGGCGGGCTGGTCTCCACCGCCGCCGACTACCACCGGTTCACCCGTTTCCTGCTCGGCGAAGGTGAACTGGACGGGGTCCGACTGCTCTCGCCCCGCACGGTGCGGCTGATGGCGAGCAACCACCTGCCAGGGCACGCCGACCTGGAGGCGTTCGGCCGCCCGCTGTTCGCGGAGATGCCGTTCGACGGGCACGGTTTCGGCCTCGGCTTCTCCGTGCTGGAAGACCCGGTGAAGGCGAAAACCCTTTCCAGCAAGGGCGAAATCGCCTGGGGCGGCGCGGCCAGCACCGCGTTCTGGGTGGACCCGGAGGCCGGGGTCAGCGCGTTGTTCTTCACCCAGCTGCTGCCCTCGAGCACCCACCCGATCCGCCAGCACCTGCGCCGCCTCGTCTACTCGTCCCTCGTCGCCTGA
- a CDS encoding siderophore-interacting protein: MADTPARKARPVITLRVLRTEQLTPHMIRVVAGGEGLSTFTPNGFTDAYVKLLFKVPGVTYPEPFDMETVRAELPREQWPKTRTYTVRYYDQRAGELAIDFVYHGDEGLAGPWAVAAKPGDELLLLGPGGAYAPQDDTDWHLLVGDEAGLPAIGAALEAVPAGAPVRALILVEDASEEQMLSTKGDAQITWLHRSAGADLVAAVRELEFGDGVVQAFVHGEAGFVKELRRHLLTERGMPKELLSISGYWRRGKDEDGWQAEKAADRAKEGK, translated from the coding sequence ATGGCGGATACGCCCGCGCGCAAGGCCAGGCCGGTGATCACCCTGCGCGTGCTGCGCACCGAGCAGCTGACCCCGCACATGATCCGGGTGGTCGCCGGTGGCGAGGGCCTGTCCACGTTCACCCCCAACGGGTTCACCGACGCCTACGTCAAGCTGCTGTTCAAGGTGCCGGGGGTGACCTACCCGGAGCCCTTCGACATGGAGACGGTGCGCGCGGAGCTTCCCCGCGAGCAGTGGCCCAAGACTCGGACCTACACGGTCCGCTACTACGACCAGCGCGCCGGCGAGCTGGCGATCGACTTCGTCTACCACGGTGACGAAGGGCTGGCCGGCCCGTGGGCCGTGGCCGCGAAGCCCGGTGACGAGCTGCTGCTGCTCGGTCCCGGTGGCGCCTACGCGCCGCAGGACGACACGGACTGGCACCTGCTGGTCGGCGACGAGGCGGGGCTGCCCGCGATCGGCGCGGCGCTGGAGGCCGTCCCGGCCGGTGCGCCGGTGCGCGCGCTGATCCTGGTCGAGGACGCGTCCGAAGAGCAGATGCTGAGCACCAAGGGCGACGCGCAGATCACCTGGCTGCACCGCAGCGCGGGCGCGGACCTGGTGGCCGCGGTGCGCGAGCTGGAGTTCGGCGACGGCGTGGTGCAGGCGTTCGTGCACGGCGAGGCCGGTTTCGTCAAGGAACTGCGGCGGCACCTGCTGACCGAGCGCGGGATGCCGAAGGAACTGCTGTCCATCTCGGGCTACTGGCGGCGCGGCAAGGACGAGGACGGCTGGCAGGCGGAGAAGGCGGCCGACCGCGCCAAGGAAGGCAAATAG